One window from the genome of Nomascus leucogenys isolate Asia chromosome 12, Asia_NLE_v1, whole genome shotgun sequence encodes:
- the TMEM35B gene encoding transmembrane protein 35B, translated as MALLLSVLRVLLGGFFALAGLAKLSEISAPVSERMNTLFVQFAEVFPLKVFGYQPDPLNYQIAVGFLELLAGLLLVMGPPLLQEISNLFLILLMMGAIFTLAALKESLSTCIPAIICLGFLLLLNVGQLLAQTKKVVRPTRKKTLSTFKESWK; from the exons ATGGCGCTCCTGCTGTCGGTGCTGCGTGTACTGCTGGGCGGCTTCTTCGCGCTGGCGGGGTTGGCCAAGCTCTCGGAGATCTCGGCTCCAGTTTCGGAGCGGATG AACACCCTGTTCGTGCAGTTTGCTGAGGTGTTCCCGCTGAAGGTATTTGGCTACCAGCCAGATCCCCTGAACTACCAAATAGCTGTGGGCTTTCTGGAACTGCTGGCTGGGTTGCTGCTGGTCATGGGCCCACCACTGCTGCAAGAGATCAGTAACTTGTTCTTGATTCTGCTCATGATGG GGGCTATCTTCACCTTGGCAGCTCTAAAAGAGTCACTAAGCACCTGTATCCCGGCCATCATCTGCCTGGGGTTCCTGCTGCTGCTGAATGTCGGCCAGCTCTTAGCCCAGACTAAGAAGGTGGTCAGACCCACTAGGAAGAAGACTCTAAGTACATTCAAGGAATCCTGGAAGTAG
- the ZMYM6 gene encoding zinc finger MYM-type protein 6 isoform X2, whose product MCQKNADTRFEVKYQNVVHGLCSDACFSKFHSTNNLTMNCCENCGSYCYSSSGPCQSQKVFSSTSVTAYKQNSAQIPPYALGKSLRPSAEMIETTNDSGKTELFCSINCLSAYRVKTVTSSGVQVSCHSCKTSAIPQYHLAMSNGTIYSFCSSSCVVAFQNVFSKPKGTNSSAVPLSQGQVVVSPPSSRSAVSTGGGNTSAVSPSSIRGSAAASLQPLAEQSQQVALTHTVVKLKCQHCNHLFATKPELLFYKGKMFLFCGKNCSDEYKKKNKVVAMCDYCKLQKIIKETVRFSGVDKPFCSEVCKFLSARDFGERWGNYCKMCSYCSQTSPNLVENRLEGKLEEFCCEDCMSKFTVLFYQMAKCDGCKRQGKLSESIKWRGNIKHFCNLFCVLEFCHQQIINDSLPQNKVNISKAKTAVMELSSARTDTTPVITSVMSLAKIPAALSAGNTNSVLKGAVTKEAAKIIQDESTQADAMKFPCSQSSQPSRLLKNKGISCKPITQTKATSCKPHTQHKECQTDLPMPNEKNDAELDSPPSKKKRLGFFQTYDTEYLKVGFIICPGSKENSPRPQCVICGEILPSENMKPANLSHHLKTKHSELENKPVDFFEQKSLEMECQNSSLKKCLLVEKSLVKASYLIAFQTAASKKPFSIAEELIKPYLVEMCSEVLGSSAGDKMKTIPLSNVTIQHRIDELSADIEDQLIQKVRESKWFALQIDESSEISNITLLLCYIRFIDYDCRDVKEELLFCIEMPTQITGFEIFELINRYIDSKSLNWKHCVGLCTDGAASMTGRYSGLKAKIQEVAMNTAAFTHCFIHRERLVTEKLSPCLHKILLQSAQILSFIKSNALNSRMLTILCEEVGSEHVSLPLHAEVRWISRGRMLKRLFELRHEIEIFLSQKHSDLAKYFHDEEWVAKLAYLSDIFSLINELNLSLQGTLTTFFNLCNKIDVFKRKLKMWLKRTQENDYDMFPSFSEFSNSSGLNMTEITRIIFEHLEGLSQVFSDCFPPEQDLRSGNLWIIHPFMNHQNNNLTDFEEEKLTQLSSDLGLQSLFKSVSVTQFWINAKTSYPELHERAMKFLLPFSTVYLCDATFSALTESKQKNLLVSGPALRLAVTSLIPRIEKLVKEKE is encoded by the exons ATGTGTCAGAAGAATGCTGAT ACTCGATTTGAAGTTAAATATCAAAATGTGGTACATGGTCTTTGTAGTGATgcctgtttttcaaaatttcactCTACGAACAACCTCACCATGAACTGTTGTGAGAACTGCGGGAGCTATTGCTATAGTAGCTCTGGTCCTTGCCAATCCCAGAAGGTTTTTAGTTCAACAAGTGTCACGGCATACAAGCAG aattctGCCCAAATTCCTCCTTATGCCCTGGGGAAGTCATTGAGGCCCTCAGCTGAAATGATTGAGACTACAAATGATTCAGGAAAAACAGAGCTTTTCTGCTCTATTAATTGCTTATCTGCTTACAGAGTTAAGACTGTTACTTCTTCAG GTGTCCAGGTTTCATGTCATAGTTGTAAAACCTCAGCAATCCCTCAGTATCACCTAGCCATGTCAAATGGAACTATATACAGCTTCTGCAGCTCCAGTTGTGTGGTCGCTTTCCAG aATGTATTTAGCAAGCCAAAAGGAACAAACTCTTCAGCGGTGCCCCTGTCTCAGGGCCAAGTAGTTGTAAGCCCGCCCTCCTCCAGGTCAGCAGTGTCAACAGGAGGAGGTAACACCTCTGCCGTTTCCCCCAGCTCCATCCGTGGCTCTGCTGCAGCCAGCCTGCAACCTCTTGCTGAACAATCCCAGCAAGTTGCTTTAACCCATACAGTTGTTAAACTCAAGTGTCAGCACTGTAACCATCTGTTTGCCACAAAACCAGAACTTCTTTTCTACAAG GgtaaaatgtttctgttttgtggCAAGAATTGCTCTGATgaatacaagaagaaaaataaagttgtggCAATGTGTGACTACTGTAAACTGCAGAAAATTATAAAGGAGACTGTGCGATTCTCAGGGGTTGATAAGCCATTCTGTAGTGAAG TTTGCAAATTCCTCTCTGCCCGTGACTTTGGAGAACGATGGGGAAACTACTGTAAGATGTGCAGCTATTGTTCACAGACATCCCCGAATTTGGTAGAAAATCGATTGGAGGGCAAGTTAGAAGAGTTTTGTTGTGAAGATTGTATGTCCAAATTTACAGTTCTGTTTTATCAG ATGGCCAAGTGTGATGGTTGTAAACGACAGGGTAAACTAAGCGAGTCCATAAAGTGGCGAGGCAACATTAAACATTTCTGTAACCTATTTTGTGTCTTGGAGTTTTGTCATCAGCAAATTATAAATGACTCTCTTCcacaaaataaag taaatatttctaaagCGAAAACTGCGGTGATGGAGCTCTCTTCTGCAAGGACAGATACAACACCAGTTATAACCAGTGTGATGTCATTGGCAAAAATACCTGCTGCCTTATCTGCAGGGAACACTAACAGTGTTTTAAAAG GTGCAGTTACTAAAGAGGCAGCAAAGATCATTCAAGAT GAAAGTACACAGGCAGATGCTATGAAATTTCCATGTTCCCAATCTTCCCAGCCTTCCAGGCTTTTAAAGAACAAAGGCATATCATGCAAACCCATCACACAGACCAAGGCCACTTCTTGCAAACCACATACACAGCACAAAGAATGTCAGACAG ATTTACCTATGcctaatgaaaaaaatgatgcAGAACTTGATTCTCcaccttcaaagaaaaaaagattaggtTTTTTCCAGACTTACgatacagaatatttaaaagttgGTTTTATTATCTGTCCTGGATCAAAAGAAAATTCACCAAGGCCACAGTGTGTCATTTGTGGAGAGATCTTACCCAGTGAAAACATGAAGCCAGCAAATCTTTCTCATCATTTGAAGACAAAACAttcagaattagaaaacaaaccAGTAGATTTTTTTGAACAAAAATCTCTAGAAATGGAATGTCaaaatagttctttaaaaaagtgtttaCTAGTTGAAAAGTCACTTGTGAAAGCTTCTTATTTAATTGCTTTCCAAACTGCTGCAAGCAAGAAGCCATTCTCCATTGCTGAAGAATTAATTAAACCATATTTAGTAGAAATGTGTTCAGAAGTTTTGGGTTCAAGTGCTGGAGACAAAATGAAAACTATTCCACTTTCTAATGTTACAATTCAACACAGGATTGATGAACTATCTGCAGACATTGAAGACCAGCTGATTCAAAAGGTCAGAGAGTCAAAGTGGTTTGCCCTTCAGATAGATGAGTCATCAGAAATCTCAAATATCACACTTCTTTTGTGCTATATTCGTTTCATTGATTATGATTGTCGTGATGTAAAAGaagaattattattttgcattgaaATGCCTACTCAAATAACtggttttgaaatatttgaactAATAAATAGATATATTGATAGTAAATCTCTGAATTGGAAACATTGTGTTGGTCTCTGTACCGATGGGGCTGCAAGCATGACTGGCAGGTATTCtggtttaaaagcaaaaattcaaGAAGTTGCCATGAATACAGCGGCATTTACACATTGTTTTATTCACCGTGAACGTTTAGTGACAGAAAAGTTGTCTCCATGTTTACATAAAATTCTTTTGCAGTCAGcacaaattttaagttttataaagaGCAATGCATTAAATTCACGTATGTTAACAATTTTGTGTGAAGAGGTGGGATCTGAGCATGTGAGTTTACCACTTCATGCTGAAGTACGTTGGATATCAAGAGGGAGAAtgttaaaaagattatttgaatTACGACATgagattgaaatatttttaagtcaaaaGCATTCAGATTTGGCCAAGTATTTTCATGATGAGGAATGGGTTGCAAAGCTGGCCTACTTATCAgatatattttcacttataaatgaattaaatttaagtCTCCAAGGAACTTTGACTACTTTCTTCAATTTGTGTAATAAAATTGATGTATTTAAGAGAAAGTTAAAAATGTGGTTGAAGCGCACACAAGAGAATGATTATGACATGTTCCCTTCATTTTCTGAATTCTCAAATTCATCAGGCTTAAATATGACAGAGATCACAAGGATTATTTTTGAGCACCTGGAAGGACTTTCTCAAGTGTTCAGTGACTGTTTTCCACCAGAACAAGACTTGCGTTCAGGAAATTTGTGGATAATTCACCCTTTTATGAATCACCAAAATAATAATCTCACCGACTTCGAAGAAGAAAAGCTAACACAGCTATCTTCAGATTTAGGATTACAATCACTATTTAAATCAGTGTCTGTAACTCAGTTTTGGATAAATGCAAAGACAAGTTACCCAGAACTCCATGAAAGGGCAATGAAATTTTTATTACCCTTTTCAACCGTTTATTTATGTGATGCTACCTTTTCAGCTTTGACTgagtcaaaacaaaaaaatctgttggTTTCTGGCCCTGCCCTAAGACTTGCAGTCACATCTTTAATTCCAAGGATAGAAAAATTAGTGAAGGAGAAAGAGTAG